A stretch of the Staphylococcus sp. NRL 16/872 genome encodes the following:
- a CDS encoding class I SAM-dependent methyltransferase has product MSNKLAGHTFLATLGKKRLRPGGKVATDWLIQKGHFSKEKKVLEVACNMCTTSIELAKTYHCHIEGVDLNNKALKQGRKNVAKHHLEDYIHLTQANVAQLPFEDNSFDIILNEAMLTMLPLAMKERVLQEYYRVLKPNGILLTHDIAIVNRPLKEQVITELSDAINVKVTPLPTEHWYQLYQSAGFSTIESHTGKLSLMSPPGMIRDEGFVGTLMIIKNALKLANRPMFLRMFKTMRKHKNNMNYIVHAVRK; this is encoded by the coding sequence ATGAGCAACAAACTAGCCGGTCATACATTTTTAGCTACATTAGGTAAAAAAAGGTTACGCCCAGGTGGTAAAGTAGCTACGGATTGGCTCATTCAAAAGGGACATTTTTCAAAAGAAAAGAAAGTTCTAGAAGTGGCATGTAACATGTGTACGACGTCAATTGAACTGGCCAAAACATATCACTGTCATATAGAAGGTGTCGATTTAAATAACAAAGCCTTAAAACAAGGCCGAAAAAATGTCGCCAAACATCATTTAGAAGATTATATTCATTTAACGCAGGCTAATGTTGCACAACTACCGTTTGAAGATAATAGCTTTGATATTATTTTGAACGAAGCGATGCTTACAATGTTGCCTCTAGCAATGAAGGAAAGAGTGCTTCAAGAATATTACCGCGTGCTTAAACCAAATGGCATTCTACTTACACATGATATTGCGATTGTTAATCGTCCACTTAAAGAACAAGTTATCACTGAACTCAGTGACGCCATTAATGTGAAAGTAACGCCTTTACCTACAGAGCATTGGTATCAACTTTATCAATCAGCAGGATTTAGCACAATCGAATCTCATACAGGTAAATTGTCATTAATGTCGCCCCCTGGCATGATTAGAGATGAAGGTTTTGTGGGCACACTTATGATTATAAAAAATGCCTTAAAACTTGCTAATCGTCCGATGTTCTTAAGAATGTTTAAAACAATGCGTAAACATAAAAATAATATGAACTATATCGTTCATGCTGTTCGAAAATAA
- the scdA gene encoding iron-sulfur cluster repair di-iron protein ScdA yields MINKDSIVANIVTQQPLAADVFRQYGIDFCCGGNISIEEAVQNKKVDVDTLINKLNALPVSQPGGISVEYLDAPSLIQYIQSRFHQTIREEFKNLTPYVTKVAKVHGERFPYLLELQDLYRQFRDGMLEHTLEEDNHAFPKLIEISKGQKVENADQIINSLVDDHTQTGQLLQSMRELTNDYQPPQEACTTWRLVYNRLENLERETHEHVHLENHVLFNKFAS; encoded by the coding sequence ATGATTAATAAAGATTCAATAGTAGCAAATATTGTCACTCAACAACCTTTGGCAGCAGATGTCTTTAGACAATATGGTATCGATTTCTGTTGTGGTGGCAACATTTCAATTGAGGAAGCAGTTCAAAACAAAAAAGTAGATGTTGACACACTTATAAATAAACTTAATGCATTACCAGTCTCTCAACCTGGAGGTATTAGCGTTGAATATCTCGATGCGCCTTCATTAATTCAATATATTCAATCACGTTTCCACCAAACTATACGAGAAGAGTTCAAAAATCTTACTCCTTACGTAACTAAAGTAGCGAAAGTACATGGCGAAAGATTTCCATATTTATTAGAATTGCAAGATTTATATCGTCAATTCAGAGATGGAATGTTAGAACATACATTAGAAGAAGATAACCATGCTTTTCCAAAATTGATTGAAATTTCAAAAGGTCAAAAAGTAGAAAATGCTGATCAAATTATTAATAGTTTAGTGGATGACCATACACAAACAGGTCAATTACTCCAATCAATGCGTGAGTTGACAAATGATTATCAACCTCCACAAGAGGCTTGTACAACATGGCGTTTAGTGTATAATCGCCTTGAGAATTTAGAACGTGAAACACACGAACATGTACATCTTGAAAATCATGTTTTATTTAACAAATTTGCAAGTTAA